In one window of Primulina tabacum isolate GXHZ01 chromosome 8, ASM2559414v2, whole genome shotgun sequence DNA:
- the LOC142553196 gene encoding malate synthase, glyoxysomal-like — protein sequence MVGFEIESAPSKERKPFVGYDVPEGLDIRGRYDAEFARILTKDAMQFVAGLQREFRGHIKYAMECRKDAKMRYNNGALPGFDPATKYVREAEWVCAPPPPAVDDRRVEITGPVERKMIINALNSGANVFMADFEDALSPSWENLVRGHVNLKDAVNGTIRFNDEARNRVYKLNDRNIAKLFVRPRGWHLPESHVFIDGEPVTGCLLDFGLYFYHNWSAFRKNQGEGFGPFFYLPKMEHAREAKIWNSVFERAEKMAGIEKGSIRATVLVETLPAVFQMDEILYELREHSAGLNCGRWDYIFSYIKTFQAHPDRLLPDRVQVGMTQHFMRSYSDLLIRTCHRRGVHAMGGMAAQIPIRDDPKANEAALDLVRKDKLREVKAGHDGTWAAHPGLIPAIMEVFTDNMHNKANQIHSMKREDAAHITEDDLLQIPRGVRTLEGLRLNTRVGIQYMAAWLTGTGSVPLYNLMEDAATAEISRVQNWQWLKYGAELDGDGLGVRVSQDLFGRVVEEEMGRIEREVGKEKFKKGMYVEACKIFTRQCISPTLDDFLTLDAYNHIVVHHPMGSSKL from the exons ATGGTGGGTTTCGAAATTGAATCAGCTCCTTCGAAAGAAAGGAAGCCTTTCGTGGGCTACGATGTGCCCGAAGGACTGGATATCAGGGGAAGATACGATGCGGAGTTTGCTAGAATTCTCACGAAGGATGCCATGCAATTTGTGGCTGGTCTGCAGAGAGAGTTCAGGGGGCATATTAAGTATGCGATGGAGTGTAGAAAGGACGCGAAGATGAGGTATAATAACGGGGCGTTGCCGGGTTTTGATCCGGCCACCAAGTACGTGAGGGAAGCGGAGTGGGTTTGCGCACCGCCGCCTCCGGCGGTGGATGATCGGAGGGTGGAGATCACGGGGCCCGTGGAGAGGAAGATGATCATCAATGCACTGAATTCTGGAGCTAACGTTTTTATG GCTGATTTTGAAGATGCTCTTTCTCCAAGCTGGGAAAACCTGGTGCGTGGTCACGTAAACTTGAAGGATGCTGTGAATGGGACCATAAGGTTCAACGACGAAGCCAGAAACAGAGTTTACAAGCTCAATGATCGAAACATAGCCAAGCTTTTCGTTCGACCTCGAGGCTGGCATCTCCCCGAGTCTCACGTCTTTATCGATGGGGAGCCTGTCACCGGTTGTCTCCTTGATTTTGGCCTTTATTTCTACCATAACTGGTCTGCGTTTCGTAAAAATCAAGGCGAAGGATTTGGACCCTTCTTCTATCTCCCAAAAATGGAACACGCCAG GGAAGCGAAAATATGGAACAGTGTATTCGAGAGAGCTGAAAAAATGGCTGGAATCGAGAAGGGCAGCATAAGAGCGACTGTTCTGGTCGAAACACTCCCGGCAGTGTTTCAAATGGACGAGATTCTGTACGAGCTGAGAGAACATTCGGCAGGCTTGAACTGCGGCAGATGGGATTACATCTTCAGCTACATCAAGACGTTTCAGGCTCACCCTGATCGCCTGCTGCCTGACCGAGTTCAAGTCGGCATGACGCAACACTTCATGAGAAGTTATTCGGATTTACTCATCCGAACATGTCACCGGCGGGGAGTCCACGCAATGGGAGGCATG GCAGCTCAGATCCCAATCCGAGACGACCCAAAGGCGAACGAGGCTGCACTTGATTTAGTCAGAAAGGACAAGCTAAGAGAAGTGAAAGCAGGGCATGATGGAACCTGGGCAGCTCACCCGGGCCTGATCCCAGCCATCATGGAAGTCTTCACCGACAACATGCACAACAAAGCCAACCAAATCCATTCCATGAAACGCGAAGACGCGGCCCACATCACCGAGGACGACCTCCTACAAATCCCAAGGGGCGTCCGGACCCTGGAAGGCCTCCGGCTCAACACCCGAGTGGGGATCCAATACATGGCCGCTTGGCTCACGGGCACGGGATCCGTCCCACTCTACAATCTCATGGAGGACGCCGCCACGGCTGAGATAAGCCGAGTTCAGAACTGGCAGTGGCTGAAATACGGAGCGGAGTTGGATGGGGACGGGCTGGGCGTGAGGGTGAGCCAGGACCTATTCGGGAGAGTGGTGGAGGAGGAGATGGGGAGGATCGAGAGGGAAGTCGGGAAGGAGAAGTTCAAGAAGGGAATGTATGTTGAAGCTTGCAAGATTTTCACAAGGCAATGCATTTCACCCACTCTGGATGATTTTCTGACTCTTGATGCTTATAATCACATTGTCGTCCATCATCCCATGGGATCCTCCAAGCTTTAA